The sequence TCCACTCTGGATGAATGGATCAAACAGGTTAGTGAAATTTTGTTAAACCAGGATGGTTCTGCTATTGAGTTTTTCGACCAGTTTAAGTTAAATCTTTTTTCCGGAGAGGTTTATGTTTTTACTCCCAAAGGGGAAATGAAAGTATTGCCATCTCAATCAACAGTGCTCGATTTCGCATTTTATATCCACTCAGATATTGGCTTGCATTGCATAGGGGCAAAGGTCAATTCAAGGTTGGTATCGCTAAACTATCCACTCAATAATGGCGATCAGGTAGAAATATTGACTTCCAGCAAACCTCAGGTTAAGCATGAATGGTTAAATTTTGTCAAAACAGCAAAGGCTATTTCGAAAATCAAACAGGCATTAAAAGAAGAAAGAAAAGAGTTTGCTGCAAAAGGTGAGGCAATCTTACACAAAAAACTTCAGTTGGAAAATCTCGAAAATGAAAAAAGCATCGAGCTCCTCACCGACTATTTTAATCTTGGATCTGATGAAGAACTTTATTACTTTATAGGTACCAATAAAATTGACCATTCCGATTTGCACAATGCCTTCAGGGCATTAAGTTTTGTGGAGAAAAAGGAAAACAAAAATCAGGTTAATAAAAATCAGGAAATTATCATTCTTGATGATCAGGTGGATGTACCTTATAAGTTTGCCAGTTGTTGCAACCCGATACCCGGAGACAAAATCTTTGGATTTTTAACTGTTGGTGAAGGAATTATTATACACCGTACCAATTGTCCGGCAGGTATTAAGTTAATGGCAAATTATGGCTTTCGAATAGTCAATGTGGATTGGCCTGAGAAAAGATCTATCAATACGGAATATTTTTCTGTTGGTATTTTTTTCAGAGGCATTGATAATATAGGAATGCTGAGTAAAATATCCGATATTATTTCCCGTCAGTTTGAAATCAATATGAAATCCATATCTGTCAATTCAAATGCGGGAGCATTTGAAGGCAGAATTGTCGTCAATATTTATGACACCAAACACCTCGATGCATTAATTGATAAGCTCAAAAGTATTGAAGGAATGGAATCAGTAAAACGATTCCATGTGGAAGATGCAGCAAAGTAATTAAATTAATTTTAATCAGAATAATTCTTTTAATTAACTTTGAACCTTCAAAATTTAGTAAATGAAAAAATCTAAAAAAGACATCTACAGCGAAGTAAGGGAGATATTTACAAATTACCTTGCTGCTAAAAATTATCGTAAAACTCAGGGTCGATATGATATTTTGTATGAAATTTATTCATTTAACGAGCATTTTGAAGTTGAAACTCTTTACATTTCATTAAAAAACAAGAATTATCATATCAGCAGGGCAACCATCTACAATACCGTAGATTTATTGCTTGAATGTGGCCTGATAGTCAAACATAGCTTTGGAAAAAAAGCCGGCACCTATGAAAAAGCTTATGGCCATCATCAGCATGATCATTTAATAAATATTGAGAATCAGGATGTCATTGAGTTTCACGATGACCGTATTAACGAACTTGTTGAAGATATTGCCCGCCAGTATAATTTCTCGGTTTCGCACTATGCTTTCACTATTTATGGAAAGCCACAAGAAAAGTAGGTAATTTATAATACATTGAAAATCTTTTATTTATTTTATGCCTGTTGATGTTTTGTTAGGTCTGCAATGGGGAGATGAGGGTAAAGGAAAAATCATTGATACATTAAGTCCCCGGTATGAAATTGTTGCCCGGTTTCAGGGAGGCCCTAATGCCGGACACACCTTATTAATAAATGGTAAAAAATTTATTTTTCATACGCTTCCTTCAGGAGTGATTCATACCCATACTAAAAATATTTTAGGTACAGGCATGGTTATCGATCCTGTTACGGTGAGAAAAGAAATAGAAATGGTTGAAAATGAGGGGATTAATGTTAAAAACAGCATTTTAATTTCTGAAAAGGCTCACTTAATACTTCCTTCTCATAAATACCTGGATGCATTTTTTGAAAAAAAGATGGGTGAAAATAAGATCGGTTCTACCCTGAAGGGAATAGGCCCGGCTTATCAGGACAAAATTTCAAGAGTAGGCTTACGGATGGGACATGTCAAATCCAATCATTTTCATGAACTCTATCAAATTCTTAAACAACGACATTTTGCATTGCTTGACGATGCAGGTAAAGACTTGTCGGAGAGTGAAGAGGGAAAATGGTCAGAAGCCATTGAATTTCTTAAAAATTATCCTATAGTCAATACGGAGAATTACTTAAATGAATCATTAAAAGACAATAGAAAAGTTCTGGCAGAGGGAGCACAAGGCACTTTGCTTGACATTGATTATGGCACCTATCCGTATGTAACTTCTTCCTCAACAATTGCGGCAGGAGCCTGCACCGGATTGGGGATTAGCCCAAAATACGTTAATGAGGTTCTCGGTGTCTTTAAAGCATACACCACACGTGTGGGTGAGGGACCTTTTCCAACTGAACAGGTAAATGAAATTGGTGAATTTTTAACTGAAAAGGGATGTGAATACGGCTCTACTACCGGAAGAAAACGCAGATGTGGATGGCTTGACCTTGTTGCGCTTAAATACGCCATTATGATAAATGGTGTAACTTCCCTTATAATTACAAAATCCGATGTTCTTTCTTTCCTGGATGAAATAAAGGTTTGTTCGCAATATTCAGACGACAGCATGAAGCGTGTTGAATTTTCAGAGCTTTATTTCGGTGGAAATATTCATCCTGAATATCAAACGTTTAAAAGCTGGAAAACCGATATTTCACAGATAAAAGAATATGATGAGTTGCCTTCAGCATTTAAACATTATCTGAAATATATTGAAAATGAAACAAGGCTGAAAATCAGGTTGATTTCAACCGGGCCCGACAGAAATCAAATGATTCAGCGATAAAAAAAAGGGGACAAAAATGTCCCCTTTTTAATTTATTTCAAACATCATGATTACCATTCCCAAAGGTCATGTTCCCAATTGAAAAGTTTTTCCTTGATTTTTTCTGATTCCAGAAAAGCATCCAGCGTACTTGATTTAAACTCTTCAAACTGTGTAATGGCATAGTCGAATGCATTTGATTCTTTGGTAATGTAACTTGTAAACATTCTGTGTTCGAACCAGTCGAGGTAATTCATCCTCATGGCATCATTGTGTCTGTTAAATATTTCCTGACTGACAAGGATTTTCTTGAAATCTTCCCATTTTACCCAATACATTTCCTGCTCATTCAATTCAACCCCACCTACTCTTGGTTTGTACATAGGGGCAATTGCAATAATGCGCCAGAAAAACATTGACCTTTGTTTATCAAAGATATAATCTTCCATCAGGCGGTATTTGATGATCTTTTCAGGGCGGAATGGGTTAATGACGGTGGAATCAATGTAATAGTCAGGATAATTTTCCGGGTCAGGATAAATCTGAATAACTTCTTCTTCCCCGCCTAGTTTTAAAATTTCTTCCGCTGTATAAAATGAAATTAAGGAGTCATTTTTATAAGCAGTAATGGGTGCACTGCCATATCCCTGTGTAACTGCCTCATAAATAATACGATAGAGTGGGCTACGTGGCCATTTCATGATGACGTTCATTTTTTCACGCGAATCAATGATTCTCTGAATTCTCCACATCATCATCACATCAGCTTCACGCAATGGTGGATAAGGAATAATGGAACGCTCCTTAATGGCTTTTTTCTCATAAGTAAAGTCACCATATTCCGTTTGAGCAGAGGCAAGTTGTATAAAGACTGTTACCACAATAACAGTTGCTACAAATTTAACCAGCCAAAAGAAATTTTTATTAATCATGGCAATAATTTATTTAACAGTTAACACAACGGCACCGGGAATCTGTTTATTGCCTAATCCGGGTGCTTCGGCCCAGATATTAGTTACAATAAGCATATCACCTGCACCGGGAGCGGTCATCCAGCCTTTCATTTCATTTGTCAGCTGTGCACCATTCCCATCAGCAAACTGAGCATTTCCTCTTTTGGGTTGATAAACCATTTTAAACTTGGTTACTCTGTAAGTCAGATCAAATGCAAAGTTTTCCAGTCGGGCAGCTACCATATTAATCGTACGTAATTCAGCAGCACTGATTTCCCCTCCTGATTTTGACCCCAGATAAGGAACAGGAGCAGGAACCTTTTTCAAACGAAATTCGCCAGAACCTGCATTCTTGATACCTCCTCCGGGAAGATTTACCGTAACATTTATTTTTGCATTTTCAAGTTTAAATTGTCCTTTTGGCTCAGGAACAACAACAATAAAATCACCGGGTTTTCCAGCTACCGGAGTAATAGATCCACCGGCAGTGGATGATATGGAAGCTTTCACATCGGTAGGCCTGAAACCAGGAACAGAAATAGAAAACGGATTTTCAAGACCCATGTAAATAACATTCATTTTGGTGGGTGAAATAATTGCCGGTGCATTGAAAACGTCATAAGCCAATTCATAAGGATACTTGGTCTTTTCACCTGTTGATTTATTGGTTACAACAATTTCTCCGCTGAACTTGAATGATCCCTGTGATGCAGTGCTTCCCACATAGGTGGCTTTACCATTTTTTACCTCAAGAGGTTTTCCACTCAGAAAAATTTCAGGTTGTTGATTAGAGTCATAAGCAGCAAGTAATATTTCTGCTTCGTACTTTTCACCCACAGCAACTGCACTCTTTCCCGTAGTAACACGAACAACGGGAATAAGCGTATTGAATTTGAAGTCTAATTTTCCAATCTGACTCAGTAATTCAGTATTTATATTCTGTTGTGTTGTGCGCACATCTGATTGGATTTTGGTTAAAAGCGTTACACAGGCAATAACCGGAACCATGTGAAAACGTTCAGCTGCCCATGTTTTACCGGGAGTCATTGCTTCTTCTTTCTTGATAATTATTTTCGGTTCGAAAGTTTCCCAGTTTTTCTTGATGTTATCAACTGATTTGGCTACTTCCTCAAGTTTTTCCCGTGTTTTGCCAATTTCCTCCTGCAGTGCATCACCTCTTTTGTTGTTTACCATAATACGGGTAACACTTTCAAGGTCTTTCATGTTTTTATATGCACTGTCGTTTTCTTTGGCATTCCACTCCATACCCCCGCTTTCTTCAATAATCAGGTGCTTTAAATTCTCGACATAGGCATAAAGTTCATCACAAGCTTTATTAACTTCAACAGCTTTTGCCTGATACAGAGCGGCTTCTTTTGTGGTTTCTTTGAGCTTTTCAAAGTTATCCATCACTGCTTTTTCCTGATTATCAATCAATGCAATGGTTTTTAACATACCATCGTTCACTGTTTTGAAAGCCAGGAGGATTTCCGCAGATACGTTGAGTGCAAGCATTGCCGTTAAAACCAGATACATCATGTTGATCATCATCTGGCGTAACGGATTGGTTTTTCCTACTGACATATTTTTAATTTTTAATCGTTACACAAAGATTTTTTCGTTTAACCACGGTAGGTCATTGCACTAAGCATATTCCCGTAAATATTGTTCAGTCCGGTAAGATTTTCATTCAATTTTGAAAATCCATCTTTAATCTGAACCGAAATAGAACCAACATCCGACAGGTTGGACAAAACTTCACCCAACTTATCCTGATACTGACTCATGATTTCTTTATGTTTCGATTGTTCATTCAGCTCAAGCTCATAAACGGAATTCAAAGCTGTCAGATTACTTGTTGCCAGCTTAATCTGGTCGAAATATTCTTTTGAAGAAGCTGATGCTTCGGAGAGCAATGTCATGGCTTCAGCAGCTTTTCCGTAAGATTCATTAATCTTATCCAGACTGGCTGATGCGACCTGTAATTTACCTGCATATTCACTGGTCAACACTGCAGCATTTCCAACTTCTTTCAAGCCATCAACGGTATTGGCAAGTTTGTTCATGCCTTCACCAAGTCGTCTTACCAGAGTGGTTTCAATTTTGGCTTCTTCCAGCATTTTTTCAATTTCTCCTGAAATTGACTTTTTAGCAGTTGATTCACCTTCTTCATGCTCATCAGTTACAGCAAGCTCAGGATAAACTTTCGTCCAGTCATATTCTTTCTGGATATCAAAAGCTGACAGGAAGAATATCAGTGCTTCTGTTGAAAGACCCAGTGTAAGCATAATACCAGCGCCCTTCCAGTGCTGAATTTTAAACAGCGCACCTAAAATAACGACTGATGCACCCCATCCATAAAGTTTTGCCATAAATGCTTTAAAAGCATGGCTTTGTAAAAAACTTCCTTTTTTCTTTGAAGGTTTTGATTTTGCCTTTGCCATCTTTTTCTGAATTTTAGTTAGTTGTTTAAGAATTTAAAAAATTAGTAATTAGAATTTTTATCTTTAATGGAACGACCCATATAAGTCATGACACAACGAAAACCGATGTAGGCTTTGGCTGTATCCTGATATTCATAGGAGCGTGTTCCATTTTGAAGCCAGTATCCGACATCTTTGAAAGAACCTCCGCGAATGGCTTTCCGTTTGATGCTTGCCCGTGATTCTTCATCTCCGACATTTCTGAAATAGTACGGATTCATATCATGAATTACACTGTTAATTCCTTCATCATAGGCATTATCACACCATTCGGCCACATTTCCTGCCATGCAATACAAACCATAGTCATTCGGAAAATAACTGGTAACCCTGACAGGATAATACCCACCATCCTCTGAATAATTACCACGAAGAGGCTTAAAGTTAGCCAGAAAACAACCTTTGCTGTTTCTCAGATAAGGACCTCCCCATGGATATGGACTGAAATCTCTGCCGCCACGGGATGCATATTCCCATTCAGCTTCGGTAGGCAGCCTGAAATCGTTTACTTTTGGCATTCCAATCGATTTGTAATAATCATTGAGATATTTTGTCCTCCAGTGGCAGAATGCTCTGGCCTGAATCCATGAAACACCAACGACAGGATATTCGTCATAAGCAGGATGAAAGAAATATAATTGCGTAAGCGGCTCATTGAAAGCATAAGTAAAGTCTCTTATCCAGCAAAGTGTATCTGGATAAATTCTTACTTTTTCATTGCGGATAAATTTTTCCCTTGAAACAGGGGTTCCTTTACGGTTAAGTTCGTAATATTCTCTTTTGGCTGCTTCATTTAAGTCAAACCATTGATATTCATAAATATATTTTCTGACATCAAACTCATATAAATCACCTTCAAAAACTTCATTGCCCTGATAAAACATTTCTGCAAGGTTTTCCCTGATTTCCGGTAATTCATAATCAAGTTTGGTACGCCAGTTAATGTATTCATCACCATTGGCATTTTCCATTACCCATGCATCTCCAAGGGTTTTTCGGGCAATTGAGTCACGAACCCAGTAAACAAACTGACGGTATTCGTTGTTGGTAATTTCTGTATCATCCATAAAAAATGACTGGATGGTTACCTGCATAGGCCTTGAAGTAAGCGCATAGATAATGTCTTCATCACTTTGCCCCATGTGAAATGTTCCCGTAGGTATGTTGACAGTACCATAGGGCTGGGGGTGATTCCAGATCATTCTTCCACTAACTCCAACAAGTTGACCCTTAGTATTCCTAAGTCCACAACTCTGAAAAAGGAAAGTCAGCGAAACGAACGCAAGTGTAATTAGCCTGAAGTCCTTTAGATATCTCATGATGTTGATAATTAATCAATCGGCAAATTTATACTTTTTTATTTTTATCCTGCAAATTTTTTAACGCAATTAATTTCAAGTTATTATATCCATAAATATTTTGTCAAAATTAAAGTTGTCATTTTAGCCTAATTATAGGGTTTTAAATACCTTGGGGACCAGATAATGTTGGGAATAACCACCTTTGTTTTGGTAACAATTTTGAAACAGTAATTGAATACAACTTCATGAGAACCAGTACTGTAGTTAAGAATCCTGGTAGTGGTCAGGTCGTAGGAATAGCCAAAAGTAAGCTGAGGGGTAAGTCGCATTCCCAGCAATAAAGAAATATCTGCTGCAGGTGAACCCTGTCTGTAATTCAGGCCGCCATAAAATTTGTTTTTGTAAGTAACATTACAGTTGACATCAAATTGTTGTTTTGCTTTATCGATTTTGTAAAGTATCGATGGTTGAATTTCAATATCGGGATTGGCAGGTAATAAAAGATTATATCCGGCCACAACATAGGATTGCCTGACCAGTTTATTGGTGGGTCCGCCATAATTAAATTCTCCTCCTAAAAGATGCTGTGAGGAAATACCAACATAAAACTTATTTGCGGTGAAAACATACATCCCCAGCCCCAAATCCGGTTTAATATCCGAAGCATTCACAGGAATGCCGGGGTCGTTGGGATTGTCAGGTGGTTTCCAGACACCGTCAAAGGCACTTTGAATTCCTCCAACATTGGCACCTACCTGAATCGTACCGAAAGAAAAGTATTTTTTGAGGGAAAGTGTAAAATTTGCAGTCGTTCTTGATTCAAAACCATGTTTATCATTGATAACATAAAAGCCGGCTCCTCCAAGAAAATTTGAGCCGGGTATGGGAGCATGAATGCTGAAAGTTTGCGTTTGAGGGGCAATACCCTGATACTCATTGTCTCCACCAAACCCAAGCCATTGATTGTGATACAAAAAGGTCATACAGATAAATTCCGGATTTGAACCTGTAAATGCGGGATTATAAACAAGTTTGTTAAACATAAAGTTGGTGTACATAGGATCTTGTTGGGCATGAGCAATATTTGCAGAGAAGAAAAAATAGCCTGCCAGCAGACTGAAATAAAGGTGTAACTGATTAATTCTCATAGTCATTTATCTTAAAAATGTACATAACGACTGAAATAACTGAATTGAAAACGCCTGCAAGATAATAAAATTGTAATATATGCAAGCTTTTCCAAAAAAATCTTCACTATTTGTTGACATTTTTAATATATTGCTCGATAGCCATTTTCATGGAAGGTGTTTGTGGAGTCGGAGCGGGAATATCCAGTCGCAGTCCTGCATCGACAACGGCCTTGCAGGTACTTTCACCAAAAGCGGCAATTCTGATGTCATTTTGAACAAATCCGGGAAAATTTTCACGCAAAGAGTTAATTCCGGCAGGGCTGAAAAATGCAATAATATCGTAACTATAGATATCAATATCACTCAAATCTGCTGACACGGTATTGTAAAGAACACTGCTTGAATATCGAATTCCATTGGCATCCAGAAACTCAAATAACTCATTACTGGAAATATTGGAACAGGGAATAAAATAATATTCGTGAGGATTTTTCAGTAAAAGCTCTTCAAGTGTGCGGTCTTTTGTTTTTGGGAAAAAAATTCTTCTTTTTCTGTAAGAAGTAAATTTCTGCAGATATAAGGCATAAGGTTCACTGAGACAGAAGAATTTCATTTCGTTCGGTATGTCAATCTTGGTCTCTTTACATATTCTGAAAAAGTTTTCAATGGCCGTTCTGCTGGTCATTATCACAGCGGAATGATCAAGAATTCTTACTCTTTCCTTTAAAAAATCCATTGATTGAACAGGCTCAACCTTTATAAATTTTCTATAGGTAATTTTAACATTATATTTATTGGCTAAATCCTGAAAGGGGGATGTCTCATCCTTTGGCTCAGGTTGTGAAATTAAAAGATGCTTTATTTTCAATGCCTTAAATTTTAATTGTGATTCAACCCGATAAATTCTTTAATTATCGCAAAATAAAGCGATATTTCAAAGACGCAAAGGTATAACAAAACATAAAACAAATTTGACAGATTAATTTTTTTTATGATGAAATAATTTTTAATTAGCCTGAACAGAATCATGACAATCAGGAAAACTTTTATTATTTCAAAGGCAAACTTATTAATTGGCGGGCTTGCAAAGTAAATTAAAATCAGAAAAGGAATTAATAAGACTCCTGCCATTCTGTTAAAAGTGAGAATCTGACTCAAATGTACATTTTCAGTTCCTCTTTTAAAAAAGACACGATAAAAAATCCTGATGATCATGATTTGAACAAGGTATAACAATGTAATTATCCTGAAAATCTGCCAATAACCCATTACTGATCTGATTTCTGACAATTTAAGAAAAAACAGGGATAGGGAGAAAATAAAAATGATATCAAGAATAATATTATTAATTAATAGGAAGGACTGAGCTTCCTTTTTCGACAAGTTATCAAGAAAAGAAGTGGTCGAATAAGTATTTCTGAAAATATTCAGGAAATAATCCGGATTTAATATCCTGATTAACAGAACGATTAACAACATAAATATCAGCGCAAAAAATAAATAGGTACTAAATAAGTTGTACTTTTCCCGGGGTTTTTCAGGATACAAAAGATGCATCTTTATTATTTGGCTGTGCGTTTTCCAAAGATTGCTATCCTGATGATATTGAAAATGATAGACAGTAAATGGAACAGGTAAAGTGGTATCTGATGAAGGATGATATTTTTGTGAATATGTTAATGAAAAGAAGGTCAGACTAAAGCATAACAATATTCCTGCTTTGAGTTTCATTATTTATACAAGAGTTTAATAAACTGATTCAAATGTTCAACCGGAGTAATTTTTATGTTTTTAAAGGATTTATGCTGAAACTTATTGTAAGAAGAAATAAAAATCTGCGAAAAACCCAATTTTTCAGCCTCAAAAATTCTTCTTTCCAGTTGCCTGACAGGCCTGATTTCTCCTGAAAGCCCAATTTCGCCAGTAAAACAGGTATCAGCCTGAATAGGGCTATCGAAAAAAGAAGAAGTTAAGGCCGAAACAATGCCGAGATCAGTAGCTGTGTCGGTGATTTTCAGCCCACCGGCCACATTAAAGAAAACATCCTGCGAAATAATTTTTAGTCCGCACCTTTTTTCCAGAACTGCCAGCAACATGGAAAGTCTTCTGTTATCGTAACCCGTACTGTTTCGCTGGGGAGTTCCATAATAAGTAGGAGTTACAAGTGCCTGAAGTTCAATTAACATAGGTCTTAGCCCTTCCAGCATGGCTGAAACGGCAATACCGCTTAAATGGCTCTGGCGGTGAGTGAGTAAGATATCTGAGGGATTGGATACTTCAATTAATCCTTTTTCCGACATTTCATAAATACCTAAATCAGACACTGAACCAAACCGGTTTTTGATTGTACGGAGAATTCTGTAGTCATAATTTCTGTCACCCTCAAAATACAGCACTGTATCAACCATGTGTTCGAGTAGCTTAGGCCCTGCCAGATAACCATCTTTGGTGATATGACCAATTAATATTAATGTAATATGCTGGTTTTTAGCAATCTCACTTAACCTCGCTGTGCAATCCCTGATTTGCGACAGGCTGCCTGCAGGGCTTTCGATATTGGAGGATGATAAAGTTTGAACCGAGTCAATGATGATAAGTTTTGGATTCAGGTGCTGGAGATATTGGATAATTAACTCAAGATTTGTTTCTGTCAGCAGGTAGCAGTCGGGATTGGCCAATCCAAGTCTTTTTGCTCTCATTTTGATTTGTGAAGCACTTTCTTCACCTGAAATATAAAGGCTTGAAAAGTTTTTCAGACGTAAAGCAAGTTGTAAAAGAAGTGTCGATTTACCTATTCCGGGTTCGCCTCCGATAAGTGTAACAGATCCGGGGATAAGTCCACCTCCTGTAATCCTGTTCAGTTCACCATCCGGCAGCATCAACCTGTCTTTCTCAGAAATCTCCAGATTCCCAAAGTTATCAATATTTATAGGCTTTGATGACCCGGCTAATTCCTGTTTTGATTTTTCAGGGACAATTTCTTCTGCAAAGGTATTCCATTCTCCACATGAAGGACATTTTCCCTGCCACTTCAATGAACTGGCGCCACAGTTCTGACAAATATAGGTTGTCTTTATTTTTGACATACTCTTGAAGTATT is a genomic window of Sphingobacteriales bacterium containing:
- a CDS encoding transcriptional repressor, translated to MKKSKKDIYSEVREIFTNYLAAKNYRKTQGRYDILYEIYSFNEHFEVETLYISLKNKNYHISRATIYNTVDLLLECGLIVKHSFGKKAGTYEKAYGHHQHDHLINIENQDVIEFHDDRINELVEDIARQYNFSVSHYAFTIYGKPQEK
- a CDS encoding adenylosuccinate synthase, which encodes MPVDVLLGLQWGDEGKGKIIDTLSPRYEIVARFQGGPNAGHTLLINGKKFIFHTLPSGVIHTHTKNILGTGMVIDPVTVRKEIEMVENEGINVKNSILISEKAHLILPSHKYLDAFFEKKMGENKIGSTLKGIGPAYQDKISRVGLRMGHVKSNHFHELYQILKQRHFALLDDAGKDLSESEEGKWSEAIEFLKNYPIVNTENYLNESLKDNRKVLAEGAQGTLLDIDYGTYPYVTSSSTIAAGACTGLGISPKYVNEVLGVFKAYTTRVGEGPFPTEQVNEIGEFLTEKGCEYGSTTGRKRRCGWLDLVALKYAIMINGVTSLIITKSDVLSFLDEIKVCSQYSDDSMKRVEFSELYFGGNIHPEYQTFKSWKTDISQIKEYDELPSAFKHYLKYIENETRLKIRLISTGPDRNQMIQR
- the gldN gene encoding gliding motility protein GldN: MINKNFFWLVKFVATVIVVTVFIQLASAQTEYGDFTYEKKAIKERSIIPYPPLREADVMMMWRIQRIIDSREKMNVIMKWPRSPLYRIIYEAVTQGYGSAPITAYKNDSLISFYTAEEILKLGGEEEVIQIYPDPENYPDYYIDSTVINPFRPEKIIKYRLMEDYIFDKQRSMFFWRIIAIAPMYKPRVGGVELNEQEMYWVKWEDFKKILVSQEIFNRHNDAMRMNYLDWFEHRMFTSYITKESNAFDYAITQFEEFKSSTLDAFLESEKIKEKLFNWEHDLWEW
- the gldM gene encoding gliding motility protein GldM; the encoded protein is MSVGKTNPLRQMMINMMYLVLTAMLALNVSAEILLAFKTVNDGMLKTIALIDNQEKAVMDNFEKLKETTKEAALYQAKAVEVNKACDELYAYVENLKHLIIEESGGMEWNAKENDSAYKNMKDLESVTRIMVNNKRGDALQEEIGKTREKLEEVAKSVDNIKKNWETFEPKIIIKKEEAMTPGKTWAAERFHMVPVIACVTLLTKIQSDVRTTQQNINTELLSQIGKLDFKFNTLIPVVRVTTGKSAVAVGEKYEAEILLAAYDSNQQPEIFLSGKPLEVKNGKATYVGSTASQGSFKFSGEIVVTNKSTGEKTKYPYELAYDVFNAPAIISPTKMNVIYMGLENPFSISVPGFRPTDVKASISSTAGGSITPVAGKPGDFIVVVPEPKGQFKLENAKINVTVNLPGGGIKNAGSGEFRLKKVPAPVPYLGSKSGGEISAAELRTINMVAARLENFAFDLTYRVTKFKMVYQPKRGNAQFADGNGAQLTNEMKGWMTAPGAGDMLIVTNIWAEAPGLGNKQIPGAVVLTVK
- the gldL gene encoding gliding motility protein GldL gives rise to the protein MAKAKSKPSKKKGSFLQSHAFKAFMAKLYGWGASVVILGALFKIQHWKGAGIMLTLGLSTEALIFFLSAFDIQKEYDWTKVYPELAVTDEHEEGESTAKKSISGEIEKMLEEAKIETTLVRRLGEGMNKLANTVDGLKEVGNAAVLTSEYAGKLQVASASLDKINESYGKAAEAMTLLSEASASSKEYFDQIKLATSNLTALNSVYELELNEQSKHKEIMSQYQDKLGEVLSNLSDVGSISVQIKDGFSKLNENLTGLNNIYGNMLSAMTYRG
- a CDS encoding SUMF1/EgtB/PvdO family nonheme iron enzyme: MRYLKDFRLITLAFVSLTFLFQSCGLRNTKGQLVGVSGRMIWNHPQPYGTVNIPTGTFHMGQSDEDIIYALTSRPMQVTIQSFFMDDTEITNNEYRQFVYWVRDSIARKTLGDAWVMENANGDEYINWRTKLDYELPEIRENLAEMFYQGNEVFEGDLYEFDVRKYIYEYQWFDLNEAAKREYYELNRKGTPVSREKFIRNEKVRIYPDTLCWIRDFTYAFNEPLTQLYFFHPAYDEYPVVGVSWIQARAFCHWRTKYLNDYYKSIGMPKVNDFRLPTEAEWEYASRGGRDFSPYPWGGPYLRNSKGCFLANFKPLRGNYSEDGGYYPVRVTSYFPNDYGLYCMAGNVAEWCDNAYDEGINSVIHDMNPYYFRNVGDEESRASIKRKAIRGGSFKDVGYWLQNGTRSYEYQDTAKAYIGFRCVMTYMGRSIKDKNSNY
- a CDS encoding type IX secretion system membrane protein PorP/SprF, producing MRINQLHLYFSLLAGYFFFSANIAHAQQDPMYTNFMFNKLVYNPAFTGSNPEFICMTFLYHNQWLGFGGDNEYQGIAPQTQTFSIHAPIPGSNFLGGAGFYVINDKHGFESRTTANFTLSLKKYFSFGTIQVGANVGGIQSAFDGVWKPPDNPNDPGIPVNASDIKPDLGLGMYVFTANKFYVGISSQHLLGGEFNYGGPTNKLVRQSYVVAGYNLLLPANPDIEIQPSILYKIDKAKQQFDVNCNVTYKNKFYGGLNYRQGSPAADISLLLGMRLTPQLTFGYSYDLTTTRILNYSTGSHEVVFNYCFKIVTKTKVVIPNIIWSPRYLKPYN
- a CDS encoding uroporphyrinogen-III synthase; translated protein: MKIKHLLISQPEPKDETSPFQDLANKYNVKITYRKFIKVEPVQSMDFLKERVRILDHSAVIMTSRTAIENFFRICKETKIDIPNEMKFFCLSEPYALYLQKFTSYRKRRIFFPKTKDRTLEELLLKNPHEYYFIPCSNISSNELFEFLDANGIRYSSSVLYNTVSADLSDIDIYSYDIIAFFSPAGINSLRENFPGFVQNDIRIAAFGESTCKAVVDAGLRLDIPAPTPQTPSMKMAIEQYIKNVNK
- a CDS encoding DUF4271 domain-containing protein, whose product is MKLKAGILLCFSLTFFSLTYSQKYHPSSDTTLPVPFTVYHFQYHQDSNLWKTHSQIIKMHLLYPEKPREKYNLFSTYLFFALIFMLLIVLLIRILNPDYFLNIFRNTYSTTSFLDNLSKKEAQSFLLINNIILDIIFIFSLSLFFLKLSEIRSVMGYWQIFRIITLLYLVQIMIIRIFYRVFFKRGTENVHLSQILTFNRMAGVLLIPFLILIYFASPPINKFAFEIIKVFLIVMILFRLIKNYFIIKKINLSNLFYVLLYLCVFEISLYFAIIKEFIGLNHN
- the radA gene encoding DNA repair protein RadA; the encoded protein is MSKIKTTYICQNCGASSLKWQGKCPSCGEWNTFAEEIVPEKSKQELAGSSKPINIDNFGNLEISEKDRLMLPDGELNRITGGGLIPGSVTLIGGEPGIGKSTLLLQLALRLKNFSSLYISGEESASQIKMRAKRLGLANPDCYLLTETNLELIIQYLQHLNPKLIIIDSVQTLSSSNIESPAGSLSQIRDCTARLSEIAKNQHITLILIGHITKDGYLAGPKLLEHMVDTVLYFEGDRNYDYRILRTIKNRFGSVSDLGIYEMSEKGLIEVSNPSDILLTHRQSHLSGIAVSAMLEGLRPMLIELQALVTPTYYGTPQRNSTGYDNRRLSMLLAVLEKRCGLKIISQDVFFNVAGGLKITDTATDLGIVSALTSSFFDSPIQADTCFTGEIGLSGEIRPVRQLERRIFEAEKLGFSQIFISSYNKFQHKSFKNIKITPVEHLNQFIKLLYK